A single window of Carettochelys insculpta isolate YL-2023 chromosome 13, ASM3395843v1, whole genome shotgun sequence DNA harbors:
- the LOC142019959 gene encoding uncharacterized protein LOC142019959 isoform X5 translates to MRRPGSMLTCFLLETLGKGCIVIAGPVSQPHMWSNYRQAGSLIELFCNVPEGSVEKIDWEKDGEPLPLERCYLLSKNYSVLHIEKGEQTDCGSYSCNASNQVSWREASLNLTIVGIPASLQHALEMSGVALALAVISSMGFFLLCWQSGKRRIKGETWRYLVVFIQGLVCISSALLFAATVLWMQEEGPSAAFILLEIFLIYAVIVTALISATLACQPANLSGFKTKPWQRTVLDSAAPGAVILVVLFASLLLQKIAQLQERGCSQSVDLTGSVVASAVISFLGLLALFMWYHRIQGDHRENKPHSEERAEQEVEQEAEETLHQL, encoded by the exons GGCCTGTGTCCCAGCCTCACATGTGGAGCAATTACAGACAGGCTGGTTCACTGATCGAGTTATTCTGCAACGTGCCAGAGGGATCAGTGGAGAAGATTGACTGGGAGAAGGATGGAGAGCCTCTGCCCTTGGAAAGGTGTTACCTGCTTTCTAAAAACTACAGTGTTCTGCACATTGAGAAAGGCGAACAAACAGATTGTGGCTCCTATTCCTGCAATGCCAGCAATCAGGTCAGCTGGCGGGAAGCCTCACTCAACTTGACCATTGTTG GTATCCCAGCTTCTCTCCAACATGCTCTGGAAATGTCAGGTGTTGCTTTGGCATTGGCTGTGATCTCCAGCATGGGCTTCTTTCTCCTCTGCTGGCAGTCAGGAAAGCGAAGAATTA AGGGAGAGACCTGGAGATATCTGGTCGTATTCATTCAGGGCCTGGTGTGTATCTCTTCTGCCTTACTGTTTGCTGCCACTGTTCTCTGGATGCAGGAGGAAG GTCCCTCTGCCGCCTTCATTTTGCTTGAGATTTTTCTTATCTATGCCGTAATAGTAACAGCCCTGATCTCGGCAACGTTGGCGTGTCAGCCTGCCAACCTCAGTGGATTTAAGACCAAACCAT ggcagcgTACTGTCCTGGACTCAGCAGCCCCCGGAGCTGTGATATTGGTGGTCCTGTTTGCCAGTCTCTTGCTCCAGAAAATCGCCCAGCTCCAAG agAGAGGCTGCTCCCAGTCGGTAGATCTGACAGGCAGCGTGGTTGCCTCAGCTGTGATCTCTTTCCTTGGCCTTCTGGCCCTCTTCATGTGGT ATCACAGGATACAAGGAGACCACAGAGAAAATAAACCACACTCCGAAGAGAGAGCAGAACAGGAG gtggagcaggaagcagaggagaCGCTACACCAGCTGTGA